A section of the Tenrec ecaudatus isolate mTenEca1 chromosome 10, mTenEca1.hap1, whole genome shotgun sequence genome encodes:
- the GPRC5C gene encoding G-protein coupled receptor family C group 5 member C, whose protein sequence is MAVHTALLMFVGLPCFLSAAQAQLQVPPGCGPDLNPLYYNLCDRSEAWGIILEAVAGAGVVTTFVLTIILVASLPFVQDTKKRSLLGTQVFFLLGTLGLFCLVFACVVKPDFSTCASRRFLFGVLFAICFSCLLAHVVALNSLSRKNHGPQGWVIFTVALLLTLVEVIINTEWLIITLVRGPANDGSSLGNGSAGWVAGSACAIANMDFVMALIYVMLLLLGAFLGAWPALCGRFKRWRKHGVFVLLTTAISIAIWVVWIVMYTYGNRQHNRPTWDDPTLAIALAANAWTFLLFYVIPEISQLTKASPEQSYQGDMYPTRGVGYETILKEQTGQSMFVENKAFSMDEPASAKRPVSPYSGYNGQLLTSLYQPTEMALMHKGPSEGTYDVILPRATANSQVVGSANSTLRAEDVYAAQSHQAAPPPKDSKTSQVFRNPYLVWD, encoded by the exons ATGGCCGTCCACACAGCCCTGCTGATGTTCGTGGGACTGCCCTGCTTCCTCTCGGCAGCCCAGGCCCAGCTCCAGGTCCCTCCCGGCTGTGGCCCTGACCTCAACCCCCTCTACTACAACCTGTGTGACcgctccgaggcctggggcatcaTCCTGGAGGCCGTGGCCGGGGCAGGCGTGGTCACCACGTTTGTGCTCACCATCATCCTGGTGGCCAGCCTTCCCTTCGTGCAGGACACCAAGAAGCGGAGCCTCCTGGGAACCCAGGTGTTCTTCCTGCTGGGCACGCTGGGCCTCTTCTGCCTTGTGTTCGCCTGCGTGGTGAAGCCCGACTTCTCCACCTGTGCCTCCCGGCGTTTCCTCTTCGGGGTCTTGTTTGCCATCTGTTTCTCCTGCCTGCTGGCCCACGTCGTCGCCCTCAACTCCCTGTCCCGGAAGAACcacgggccccagggctgggtgatCTTCACAGTGGCGTTGCTGCTGACCCTGGTGGAGGTGATCATCAACACCGAGTGGCTGATCATCACCCTGGTGCGGGGCCCGGCCAACGACGGCAGCTCTCTGGGCAACGGCAGTGCGGGCTGGGTGGCGGGCTCGGCCTGCGCCATCGCCAACATGGACTTTGTCATGGCCCTCATCTAcgtcatgctgctgctgctgggggccTTCCTGGGGGCCTGGCCCGCCCTGTGTGGCCGCTTCAAGCGCTGGCGGAAGCACGGGGTCTTCGTGTTGCTCACCACGGCCATCTCCATCGCCATCTGGGTGGTGTGGATCGTCATGTACACCTACGGCAACCGGCAGCACAACAGGCCCACTTGGGACGACCCCACGCTGGCCATCGCCCTGGCCGCCAATGCCTGGACCTTCCTCCTCTTTTATGTCATCCCCGAGATCTCCCAGCTGACCAAGGCCAGCCCAGAGCAGAGCTACCAAGGGGACATGTACCCCACCCGGGGCGTGGGCTACGAGACCATCCTGAAAGAGCAGACGGGCCAGAGCATGTTTGTGGAGAACAAAGCGTTTTCCATGGATGAGCCAGCCTCAG CCAAGAGGCCGGTGTCACCGTACAGTGGATACAACGGGCAGCTGCTGACCAGCCTGTACCAGCCCACTGAGATGGCCCTGATGCACAAAGGCCCG TCTGAGGGCACCTACGACGTCATCCTCCCGAGGGCCACCGCCAACAGCCAGGTGGTGGGCAGTGCCAACTCGACTCTTCGGGCTGAAGACGTGTACGCCGCACAGAGCCACCAGGCGGCGCCCCCACCCAAAGACAGCAAGACATCGCAGGTGTTCAGAAACCCCTACTTGGTGTGGGActga